The Musa acuminata AAA Group cultivar baxijiao chromosome BXJ1-3, Cavendish_Baxijiao_AAA, whole genome shotgun sequence genome window below encodes:
- the LOC103979789 gene encoding axial regulator YABBY 5 isoform X2 → MLTYSHSSSLFLPKASLVAYAQPAGDRRSMSTQQVCYVHCSFCNTILVVNIPCNNLFDNVTVQCENCANMLSVNFGAQFQRLPLQDIQHHSIGSQGLHRDCGSSSSKCAGIDTMNSTKSIKQQMLRVRTAAAAAAAAGKRRRVPSVYNRFIKEEIRRLKARNPDISHREAFSTAAKNWAHLPRIHFGQSVEGNQQLW, encoded by the exons ATGTTGACATACAGCCACTCGTCTTCTCTCTTCCTACCTAAAGCTTCTCTCGTAGCATATGCTCAACCGGCCGGCGATCGGAGATCGATGTCGACGCAGCAAGTTTGCTACGTTCACTGCAGCTTCTGCAACACAATCCTCGTG GTCAATATTCCATGCAACAACTTGTTCGACAATGTGACAGTACAATGTGAGAACTGTGCAAATATGTTGTCTGTCAATTTTGGTGCTCAGTTTCAGAGACTCCCTCTCCAAGATATTCAG CATCACAGTATAGGATCTCAAGGACTCCACAGGGATTGTGGATCTTCTTCCTCCAAATGCGCCGGGATAGATACGATGAACTCAACGAAGAGCATCAAGCAACAAATGCTTCGAGTTCGCA cagcagcagcagcagcagcagcagctgggaAAAGACGTCGTGTGCCTTCTGTGTACAATAGATTTATCAA AGAAGAGATAAGAAGATTAAAAGCAAGAAATCCTGACATTAGCCATAGGGAAGCTTTCAGCACTGCAGCAAAAAAT TGGGCACACTTGCCTCGCATTCATTTCGGGCAGTCTGTCGAGGGGAATCAACAGTTGTGGTGA
- the LOC103979789 gene encoding axial regulator YABBY 5 isoform X5, whose protein sequence is MLTYSHSSSLFLPKASLVAYAQPAGDRRSMSTQQVCYVHCSFCNTILVVNIPCNNLFDNVTVQCENCANMLSVNFGAQFQRLPLQDIQHHSIGSQGLHRDCGSSSSKCAGIDTMNSTKSIKQQMLRVRTAAAAGKRRRVPSVYNRFIKEEIRRLKARNPDISHREAFSTAAKNWAHLPRIHFGQSVEGNQQLW, encoded by the exons ATGTTGACATACAGCCACTCGTCTTCTCTCTTCCTACCTAAAGCTTCTCTCGTAGCATATGCTCAACCGGCCGGCGATCGGAGATCGATGTCGACGCAGCAAGTTTGCTACGTTCACTGCAGCTTCTGCAACACAATCCTCGTG GTCAATATTCCATGCAACAACTTGTTCGACAATGTGACAGTACAATGTGAGAACTGTGCAAATATGTTGTCTGTCAATTTTGGTGCTCAGTTTCAGAGACTCCCTCTCCAAGATATTCAG CATCACAGTATAGGATCTCAAGGACTCCACAGGGATTGTGGATCTTCTTCCTCCAAATGCGCCGGGATAGATACGATGAACTCAACGAAGAGCATCAAGCAACAAATGCTTCGAGTTCGCA cagcagcagcagctgggaAAAGACGTCGTGTGCCTTCTGTGTACAATAGATTTATCAA AGAAGAGATAAGAAGATTAAAAGCAAGAAATCCTGACATTAGCCATAGGGAAGCTTTCAGCACTGCAGCAAAAAAT TGGGCACACTTGCCTCGCATTCATTTCGGGCAGTCTGTCGAGGGGAATCAACAGTTGTGGTGA
- the LOC135634779 gene encoding protein STRICTOSIDINE SYNTHASE-LIKE 3-like, translating into MGPSAVVLAGLVIAAAVYCGLDPLGHSPMVKFPGFETYPVELLPWSEFPAVRDPEDRLRGAEVRFLNQVQGPESIAFDPRGRGPYTGVADGRVLFWNGESWVDFAYTSPNRSEICNLNPSLFSYLKNEHICGRPLGLRFDKRTGDLYIADAYFGLLKVGPQGGLAAPLTTEAEGVPFNFTNDLDIDEEGNVYFTDSSTNYQRRNFMQLIFSGEPSGRLLKYNPVTKETIVLHRGLQFPNGVTLSKDGSFLLFCEGSRLRLNRYWLKGEKAGTLDVFAYLPGFPDNVRTNEKGEFWVAIHCRHSTYAHLMADHSKLRKFFLKLPIPVKYHYFMLVGGRLHALIIKYGPNGDLLETLEDKEGKVVKAVSEVEEKDGKLWIGSVLMSFIAVY; encoded by the exons ATGGGGCCGTCGGCCGTCGTCCTCGCTGGATTAGTCATCGCCGCAGCGGTCTACTGCGGGTTGGACCCTCTCGGCCACAGCCCAATGGTGAAGTTCCCCGGATTCGAGACGTACCCGGTCGAGCTGCTGCCATGGTCGGAGTTCCCCGCCGTGCGGGACCCGGAGGATCGGCTCCGGGGAGCGGAGGTCAGGTTCCTTAACCAGGTGCAGGGCCCGGAGAGCATCGCCTTCGACCCGCGGGGTCGCGGGCCCTACACCGGCGTCGCCGATGGCCGGGTGCTCTTCTGGAACGGGGAGTCGTGGGTTGACTTCGCCTACACTTCCCCCAACAG GTCAGAAATATGTAACCTGAATCCGTCACTTTTTAGTTACTTAAAGAATGAACATATCTGTGGACGACCATTAGGTCTTCGATTCGATAAAAGGACCGGAGACCTGTACATTGCTGATGCCTATTTTGGCTTGCTCAAAGTAGGCCCGCAAGGTGGCCTGGCTGCACCACTAACCACAGAAGCAGAGGGAGTGCCATTTAATTTCACGAATGACTTGGACATAGATGAGGAAGGTAATGTTTATTTCACAGACAGCAGCACTAACTACCAGAGGAG GAACTTCATGCAACTAATATTTTCTGGAGAACCTTCTGGTAGGCTTTTAAAATACAACCCGGTTACAAAAGAAACAATTGTCCTTCATCGGGGCCTTCAATTCCCCAATGGTGTGACGCTAAGCAAGGATggatcattccttttgttctgtgaAGGATCACGTCTCAG GTTGAATAGATACTGGCTGAAGGGAGAAAAGGCAGGAACATTGGATGTTTTTGCATACCTCCCTGGATTCCCGGATAATGTGAGGACTAATGAGAAGGGTGAATTCTGGGTGGCGATTCATTGTCGTCATTCTACATATGCACATCTTATGGCTGATCATAGCAAGTTGAGGAAATTTTTTCTGAAGCTCCCTATTCCGGTCAAATATCACTATTTTATGCTGGTTGGAGGCAGACTTCATGCGTTGATCATTAAGTACGGCCCTAATGGGGATCTACTGGAGACTTTGGAGGACAAGGAAGGCAAGGTGGTTAAAGCAGTCAGCGAAGTGGAGGAGAAGGATGGGAAGCTTTGGATAGGGTCTGTTTTGATGTCTTTTATTGCTGTGTACTGA
- the LOC103979789 gene encoding axial regulator YABBY 5 isoform X1: MLTYSHSSSLFLPKASLVAYAQPAGDRRSMSTQQVCYVHCSFCNTILVVNIPCNNLFDNVTVQCENCANMLSVNFGAQFQRLPLQDIQHHSIGSQGLHRDCGSSSSKCAGIDTMNSTKSIKQQMLRVRTAAAAAAAAAGKRRRVPSVYNRFIKEEIRRLKARNPDISHREAFSTAAKNWAHLPRIHFGQSVEGNQQLW; encoded by the exons ATGTTGACATACAGCCACTCGTCTTCTCTCTTCCTACCTAAAGCTTCTCTCGTAGCATATGCTCAACCGGCCGGCGATCGGAGATCGATGTCGACGCAGCAAGTTTGCTACGTTCACTGCAGCTTCTGCAACACAATCCTCGTG GTCAATATTCCATGCAACAACTTGTTCGACAATGTGACAGTACAATGTGAGAACTGTGCAAATATGTTGTCTGTCAATTTTGGTGCTCAGTTTCAGAGACTCCCTCTCCAAGATATTCAG CATCACAGTATAGGATCTCAAGGACTCCACAGGGATTGTGGATCTTCTTCCTCCAAATGCGCCGGGATAGATACGATGAACTCAACGAAGAGCATCAAGCAACAAATGCTTCGAGTTCGCA cagcagcagcagcagcagcagcagcagctgggaAAAGACGTCGTGTGCCTTCTGTGTACAATAGATTTATCAA AGAAGAGATAAGAAGATTAAAAGCAAGAAATCCTGACATTAGCCATAGGGAAGCTTTCAGCACTGCAGCAAAAAAT TGGGCACACTTGCCTCGCATTCATTTCGGGCAGTCTGTCGAGGGGAATCAACAGTTGTGGTGA
- the LOC135634771 gene encoding lysine histidine transporter-like 8 — MEERGTGAAPGLEAELVSIPATPRGVSTPETVTPTGQRSPRPPGPGGGAPAAGANSVKSWTPTPAMVSPRFLSPSISSTVGTPMKRVLVNLRGYLEEVGHLTKLNPQDAWLPITESRNGNAHYAAFHNLNAGIGFQALLLPVAFAFLGWSWGMIALTIAYFWQLYTLWILVKLHEAVPGRRYNRYVELAQAAFGERLGVWLALFPTVYLSAGTATALILIGGETMKLFFQIVCGSLCSSNPLSTVEWYLVFTILCIVLSQLPNLNSIAGLSLIGAVTAITYATMAWVLSVSQERPPSISYQPLASPSFGATAFSILNALGIIAFAFRGHNLALEIQATMPSTFKHPAHVPMWRGAKVAYLLIALCLFPIAIGGFWAYGNLMPAGGILNALYAFHSHDIPRGLLATTFLLVVFNCLSSFQIYSMPVFDSFEAGYTSRTNRPCSIWVRSGFRVFYGFISFFIGVALPFLSSLAGLLGGLTLPVTFAYPCFMWIGIKKPQRFSFSWYLNWSLGIIGMAFSLALSAGGVWSMVNSGLKLKFFKPN; from the exons ATGGAGGAAAGAGGAACGGGGGCGGCGCCCGGGCTGGAAGCGGAGCTGGTCTCGATCCCGGCGACCCCGCGGGGGGTCTCGACGCCGGAGACGGTGACCCCGACTGGCCAGCGGTCGCCTCGGCCTCCTGGACCCGGCGGCGGCGCACCTGCAGCCGGGGCCAACTCGGTTAAGTCGTGGACTCCGACGCCGGCGATGGTGTCGCCGCGGTTTCTGAGCCCGTCGATATCTTCGACGGTGGGGACGCCCATGAAGCGCGTGCTGGTGAACCTGCGCGGCTACCTTGAGGAGGTGGGCCACCTGACGAAGCTCAACCCCCAGGACGCCTGGCTCCCCATCACCGAGTCCCGCAACGGCAACGCCCACTACGCCGCTTTCCACAACCTCAATGCCGGCATCGGCTTCCAGGCCCTCCTCCTCCCCGTCGCCTTCGCCTTCCTCGGATG GAGTTGGGGCATGATAGCTCTGACCATTGCTTACTTTTGGCAACTTTACACTCTCTGGATTCTGGTTAAGCTACATGAAGCTGTGCCTGGCAGAAGATACAATAGATATGTGGAGCTTGCACAGGCTGCATTTG GAGAAAGGTTAGGTGTTTGGCTCGCCTTATTCCCAACAGTTTACTTATCGGCAGGAACTGCGACTGCACTGATTCTAATCGGAGGGGAAACAATGAAGCTCTTTTTCCAGATCGTCTGTGGATCCCTTTGTTCATCAAACCCGCTTTCAACTGTCGAGTGGTATCTTGTATTCACAATATTGTGCATTGTCCTGTCTCAGCTTCCAAACCTCAACTCCATTGCTGGGCTCTCTCTTATCGGAGCCGTAACAGCAATCACTTATGCTACCATGGCCTGGGTCCTCTCGGTCAGTCAAGAAAGGCCACCTTCCATCTCTTATCAGCCCCTGGCATCCCCTTCTTTTGGTGCCACAGCTTTTTCAATCTTGAATGCCCTCGGCATAATAGCATTTGCATTCAGAGGACACAATCTTGCTTTAGAGATTCAG GCAACGATGCCATCGACCTTCAAACATCCTGCACATGTTCCAATGTGGAGAGGAGCTAAGGTTGCTTATCTTCTTATAGCCTTGTGTTTATTCCCTATCGCCATTGGAGGCTTCTGGGCCTACGGAAACCTG ATGCCAGCAGGAGGAATACTGAATGCTCTTTACGCCTTTCACAGCCATGATATCCCTAGGGGACTTCTGGCAACAACATTCCTCTTGGTGGTGTTCAATTGCCTCAGTAGCTTCCAGATATACTCCATGCCTGTGTTCGACAGTTTCGAGGCTGGTTACACCAGCCGAACGAATCGACCCTGCTCGATTTGGGTCCGATCCGGGTTCCGAGTCTTCTACGGTTTCATCTCGTTCTTCATCGGGGTAGCACTGCCTTTCCTCTCTAGCTTGGCTGGCCTGTTGGGTGGTCTCACTCTCCCTGTCACCTTTGCTTACCCTTGTTTCATGTGGATTGGTATAAAGAAGCCTCAGAGGTTTAGCTTCAGCTGGTATCTTAATTGGAGCCTTGGCATCATCGGCATGGCTTTCAGCTTAGCCTTATCGGCAGGAGGTGTTTGGAGCATGGTGAACAGTGGGCTAAAGCTCAAGTTCTTTAAGCCTAACTAG
- the LOC103979789 gene encoding axial regulator YABBY 5 isoform X4: protein MLTYSHSSSLFLPKASLVAYAQPAGDRRSMSTQQVCYVHCSFCNTILVVNIPCNNLFDNVTVQCENCANMLSVNFGAQFQRLPLQDIQHHSIGSQGLHRDCGSSSSKCAGIDTMNSTKSIKQQMLRVRTAAAAAGKRRRVPSVYNRFIKEEIRRLKARNPDISHREAFSTAAKNWAHLPRIHFGQSVEGNQQLW, encoded by the exons ATGTTGACATACAGCCACTCGTCTTCTCTCTTCCTACCTAAAGCTTCTCTCGTAGCATATGCTCAACCGGCCGGCGATCGGAGATCGATGTCGACGCAGCAAGTTTGCTACGTTCACTGCAGCTTCTGCAACACAATCCTCGTG GTCAATATTCCATGCAACAACTTGTTCGACAATGTGACAGTACAATGTGAGAACTGTGCAAATATGTTGTCTGTCAATTTTGGTGCTCAGTTTCAGAGACTCCCTCTCCAAGATATTCAG CATCACAGTATAGGATCTCAAGGACTCCACAGGGATTGTGGATCTTCTTCCTCCAAATGCGCCGGGATAGATACGATGAACTCAACGAAGAGCATCAAGCAACAAATGCTTCGAGTTCGCA cagcagcagcagcagctgggaAAAGACGTCGTGTGCCTTCTGTGTACAATAGATTTATCAA AGAAGAGATAAGAAGATTAAAAGCAAGAAATCCTGACATTAGCCATAGGGAAGCTTTCAGCACTGCAGCAAAAAAT TGGGCACACTTGCCTCGCATTCATTTCGGGCAGTCTGTCGAGGGGAATCAACAGTTGTGGTGA
- the LOC103979789 gene encoding axial regulator YABBY 5 isoform X3: MLTYSHSSSLFLPKASLVAYAQPAGDRRSMSTQQVCYVHCSFCNTILVVNIPCNNLFDNVTVQCENCANMLSVNFGAQFQRLPLQDIQHHSIGSQGLHRDCGSSSSKCAGIDTMNSTKSIKQQMLRVRTAAAAAAAGKRRRVPSVYNRFIKEEIRRLKARNPDISHREAFSTAAKNWAHLPRIHFGQSVEGNQQLW, encoded by the exons ATGTTGACATACAGCCACTCGTCTTCTCTCTTCCTACCTAAAGCTTCTCTCGTAGCATATGCTCAACCGGCCGGCGATCGGAGATCGATGTCGACGCAGCAAGTTTGCTACGTTCACTGCAGCTTCTGCAACACAATCCTCGTG GTCAATATTCCATGCAACAACTTGTTCGACAATGTGACAGTACAATGTGAGAACTGTGCAAATATGTTGTCTGTCAATTTTGGTGCTCAGTTTCAGAGACTCCCTCTCCAAGATATTCAG CATCACAGTATAGGATCTCAAGGACTCCACAGGGATTGTGGATCTTCTTCCTCCAAATGCGCCGGGATAGATACGATGAACTCAACGAAGAGCATCAAGCAACAAATGCTTCGAGTTCGCA cagcagcagcagcagcagcagctgggaAAAGACGTCGTGTGCCTTCTGTGTACAATAGATTTATCAA AGAAGAGATAAGAAGATTAAAAGCAAGAAATCCTGACATTAGCCATAGGGAAGCTTTCAGCACTGCAGCAAAAAAT TGGGCACACTTGCCTCGCATTCATTTCGGGCAGTCTGTCGAGGGGAATCAACAGTTGTGGTGA